Part of the Antechinus flavipes isolate AdamAnt ecotype Samford, QLD, Australia chromosome 2, AdamAnt_v2, whole genome shotgun sequence genome is shown below.
CCCTCCTTTGCCAACTCCCAGCTCCTTCCTGCCCCGGCCAGGGACTGACGGGCTAGCATCATTGGGGGAACTCGGGACTTCCCCCACCCCAGGACCTGATATGGGACCAAGGAAACTTGCAAtcaatgatttcttttcagaaatCACCAATCGCGGTATTTCTGGGCCTCGGCTTCCGCTCTGGCTCCAGCATCGGCCGCTAATGGAAGGAGTCTCCTCTGCAGCCCCCACTCGGCTCCTTGGCAGACAGACGCGCTCCCCCCACGGCCAGAGGGCAGACTGAGGGGACCTTCCCCCGCTCTGCTCTGCCAGCCGCTCATGCCCCGCATCCAGTCCATGGTTCTGGCCCCACCGCGGCCATCCCAGACGGATGTTCCATAGGAAAACCAGGGGCCGGCGCGGACGCCAGCCTCCGACCTTTCTTTTTGATTAATGAGGACtgagctgtgtgtgtgtgggggggagtcCTCCCTGTTCCGAAGGCCGGGGGGAGCACTCACCTGCGGCGTAGCTCCAGCCGGGGATGTGGATGGACAGCTTGTTGGGGTGGCTGACCGCGTGGTACACGGCCGCGCCGTCCCCGCGCATCTTCCCCAGCGCGAAGGGATCGCTCCCCTTCCCAGAGTCCGGCAGCTCCGGGGTGCCCAGGGCGGGCGCGCTGCCCCAGGGGCGCGGGGGGCTCCCCGACGGGCCTCTGGGCCAGGGCGGGTTCTCCTGGGGGCGGGCGCCTTTGCAGTTGGGCTCCCAGGCCGCGGGGGCCCTGCCCGGCCGGGGCTCCGCGCGCCTCGGGCTCCCAGGCCCGTCTGCCACGGCCTCCTCCCCGGCATTAGCCATGCGGTCTGCTCCATCTGCTGTCAGTCGGGGAGAACTGCAGCTCAGGTTGAGGGACAGGACAGACCTGTGCACGCGGGGGCCGGGGATGGAAGGCGGCCCCAGGGGGACCGAGAGAGACCTGTCTAAGTAATGGACGGAGTTTGCGCACGGCTGAGACACTCGCAGGTGAACGCAGGAGCTGAACACGAGCGGGACTTTCTCCCCGTGGCTCCGAGGGGCCCGAGGGATCACGGCGTTCTCCTTATTTTCGGGGCTCAGAACCCAGCACGGACGGCCTTCCCCCGACGGCCTGCGAGCTTCTGGGCCCGGGAGCGGAGCTGCCGGAATGTCCGCGGGGCCCTCGGGCGTGTGTGGGGGGGGATCCCGGCCCTGGGCCGGAGCCGCTCTGGCCCCGCACTTGGAGCAGGGGGGGTCGGCAGCGGAGCCCCACGCCAGGGGGTTGGCCGAGGGCACGACCTGTCTGGCTGTGATGGTGATGGAGGAAAAGCCTCTTCTCGGGCGGGGATCGCGGCTCCCCTCGGGGGCAAAGAGCCTGGCTCCCCATCCCGCCTCCCCGGAGGAGGTCCCGATTCCCATTCTGCCGGGGAGCAAGGAGAAGGCTTGGTCACCGCTGGCCAAAGGCCGGCCCGGGGCGGGAACCTCAGGCTGAAGCATCAGGCACTGCCCGGGCAAGGCCGGCGCCTTCCTCTGCAGCCTCCGCTCGTCCATCAGCTGGGAGATGAGGAGGGACGAGATCATCCTGGTCTCCTGCAACGACAAGGGGCCCGGATTAGGATTCAGCCCTTCAGGGACACGTGCCCGGGCTCCCGGGCTGGCAGGAGGCCCAGGTGGTGCAGCTCTAACTTCCGCCCCGCTTCCTGCCCCAGCCGTACCTGGGCCCCAAAGCCTCTCccaaatgggggggaggggtttgGGGGGGACTGAAACCCAGTATTTCTCAAAATAAACCTGAGACACTGACTGACTCCTCAGAGGGGCTTGGGTTCGTTTAATGGCATCAGCACCTTTGTCAAAATCaaacacctcccccccccccccagcgcATCGCCACCCCAGGGCGCAGAGCCTGCGCCCGGAAAATGATTCTGCCGGAAagcagggggaggagggggggatgGGGGCAGATGGGGGTGATGGGGGCAGATGGGGGTGATGGGGGCAGATGGGGGAAGATGTGGGTGATGGGGGCAGATGGAGATTCCGCATTGTGGAGGGGGGGGTCAGCTCAGCTCTCCTGCCCAGACGGAGGGCTCTGCCTGGTGATGAAGAAAACCCTCCGCCCTTccccgctccccccccccccccacgtgAACCCCTCCCTCCGCCACCACAAGGAGCTCTCTAGACTTCCGGTCTCACCCCCCAGCTGGATCTCAGCATCTGGCCCCTGAGACCCCGGCCAGCCAGATCAGAGCGACGGCCTAATTTGTCCTCAACAATTACAGCCTCTCGCAGGCGGATGATGGACGGAGGAATACGGCGGGCTCGGGATGAGCGGGTGCCCGAGGGGGAACTGGGGCCTGAACCCTTCAGGGTCGGAGATGATGTAGGTCGCCCTTTTAATCCCAGAGGGGACGGGCTGGGGCTCGGGTGCGGGGGAGCTCCGAGGCTGCGCGGGGATCGCTCCCTCCAGAGCCTCACCCGGCCCGGACGAGACCGGGAGGAGGCAGCGCCCGGGCCTCCTTGTGGGGACCTGTTCCTTCTGTTTGTTCGGAAAGCGGCG
Proteins encoded:
- the LOC127552197 gene encoding (E2-independent) E3 ubiquitin-conjugating enzyme FATS-like, which codes for MISSLLISQLMDERRLQRKAPALPGQCLMLQPEVPAPGRPLASGDQAFSLLPGRMGIGTSSGEAGWGARLFAPEGSRDPRPRRGFSSITITARQVVPSANPLAWGSAADPPCSKCGARAAPAQGRDPPPHTPEGPADIPAAPLPGPEARRPSGEGRPCWVLSPENKENAVIPRAPRSHGEKVPLVFSSCVHLRVSQPCANSVHYLDRSLSVPLGPPSIPGPRVHRSVLSLNLSCSSPRLTADGADRMANAGEEAVADGPGSPRRAEPRPGRAPAAWEPNCKGARPQENPPWPRGPSGSPPRPWGSAPALGTPELPDSGKGSDPFALGKMRGDGAAVYHAVSHPNKLSIHIPGWSYAAGDYRCCDLVVKLKDCRSPSKERGMAPASPPAPPEPMHPEKPDPPPEQDACLDPEITVLPAHSLTLREALEVHKPQFISRSQERLRKLESMAQQRKAQRGESPRKKPSPLPLRTAKKKQYTIPHPLSDNLFKPKERCISEKEMHMRSKRIYNNLPEVKKKKEEQKKRVILQSNRLRAEVFKKQLLDQILQRSTD